Genomic window (Bacillota bacterium):
GGGCCACTATGCGCCCGTATTCCTTCGCGGACAGCAGCCCGGCGAGGTATAAGGTGTCCACCACTTCCCACAATCTCGCCCCGGGCACCTCCCCCCGGACAGCTATTACCTGCTCATGCGAACCAACCATACGGAGGATTTCACGCAACGCAAGGTCCACGCACAGCTGGCATCCGGGGCAGACGAAACGAAAGCCGTCCTCGGCTGGCAGGAAGCGCACCGGGACGTAGACCACCGCATCGTAACGCGGGTGCTTCCTCAGCGCTTCTTCTGCCGTCCGGTACCACGTGCTGTTTTCTATCCGGTAGAAGACACCGTACGCCAGCACGTCGTACACACTGCGGT
Coding sequences:
- a CDS encoding ATP-binding protein — translated: MRIAIAGSHGTGKTTLAKMLAEALGLPLLTERAREAARQAGVSDLQVLLRDPEAAERFQSLVLRLQVEGEDHLGKFVSDRSVYDVLAYGVFYRIENSTWYRTAEEALRKHPRYDAVVYVPVRFLPAEDGFRFVCPGCQLCVDLALREILRMVGSHEQVIAVRGEVPGARLWEVVDTLYLAGLLSAKEYGRIVA